GGAATGTCCAGCTCGTCGGCCGCCTCGGCCGCGGCCCGGGTCGCATCGAGGATCTCCCGGCAGATCCCCACCTGGGCCACCAGGATGGCCTTGAGCGTCTGGGTCCGGGTGTCTCCGGTGTCGAGCTCGGCACGTGCCATGGAATCTCCTTGAATCAGTGACGGGTGACGGGTGATCTGTGACATCGGATCAGTGACGCGTGGCAAGTGACCCGTGATGCGTCACCCGTCCCCGCCGTTTCCCCGTCACCCGTCACCGCCCTTGTGGCGACCCGGCCCGAAGGGCCGCAAACCATTCACCATTCACGATTTACGATTCACGGCTCTCTAGCCCGTCACGCTCAACCGCGCGCCATCCTCGGCCGCGGGCACCCGCCGGTCCAGGGCCTTCACGGTCTCGTCGGCCTCGTCGAGCTTGAGCTCGGCCCACGCGTCCCGCAGCTCCCGGATGGCGGGCAGGATGCCCCGCACCGGCTCGGGGTCGTTGGTGAGGTTCGACTCGGTGATCTTCTGCATGAAGAACACGTACAGGTTCCACAGGTTCCGGGCGATCTCGCCCCCTTCCTCCATGTTCAGGGTGCTCGCCAGTTCCTGGATCACGGCCCGGGCCTTGGTGAGCTTCTCGTGCTTGGCCTCGATCTCTTTCTTCTCCATGTGGTCGAGGGCCTGGTTCAGGAACCTCAGGATGCCGTCGTAGGCCATCACAATCAGCTTCTGCTGGCTCGCCGTGGTGGCCACCTGGGTCTGTGTGTAGGCGGCAGCGCCCGGTCCGTACGTCATGAACTCCACCTCCTTGTGGGTCCTGTCAACTGCCGTGAATCGTGAATGGTGAATCGTGAATCGTGAATCGTGAATCGTGGGGCGCTTCGCGCCCCGTGACGAGTGATTCGTCACCCGTCACCGCCCTGTCCCCGTCACCCATCACCTGTCACCCGTCACCGCCCTTGTGGCGACCCGGCCCGAAGGGCCGCAAACCATTCACAATTTACGATTCACGATTTACGGCCCCTAACCGTTCCACTTCCAGTTCGCATTGAGCCCGGAGAGCGCGTTCATCAGGTAGTTGCCTTGGCTGTTGAACTCGTTGACCGCCTTCTCCATGCGGTAGAACTGCTCCAGCAGGCTCTCGCGCCGCTGATCCAGCCGGTCCTCCAGCTCCTTGATGTACTCGGCCATGGAGTCGATGGAGTTCTCCAGGGCCGTCTCCTTCATGCCGATCGTGCCGATCAGCGGCTGGGTCAGCCCCTGCAGGTACTCGTCGAACTTGTTGCCCACGCCCTTGGCAA
This is a stretch of genomic DNA from Deferrisoma camini S3R1. It encodes these proteins:
- the fliS gene encoding flagellar export chaperone FliS, with the protein product MTYGPGAAAYTQTQVATTASQQKLIVMAYDGILRFLNQALDHMEKKEIEAKHEKLTKARAVIQELASTLNMEEGGEIARNLWNLYVFFMQKITESNLTNDPEPVRGILPAIRELRDAWAELKLDEADETVKALDRRVPAAEDGARLSVTG